AACCCCAGAGGGCGTCCTGGAAGCCGGCGGCTTCCCCCGCGAAGAGCCGGGAGCCCAGCCGCGCCTTCGACGGCCAGTGGACGTTTCCCGTTCCGCCGAACCGGCGCGGCGCCTCCATTCGGAACGGCACCGCCCCGCGGAAGAACTCGAGCGTGCGGCCGAGGTAGACGTTGGCGCGTCGGAAGTCCGCGGACAGGCAGGACGCGACCGTGCCGCGCCCTCCGGCGATGAGCAGATACCCGTACCCGCCGGGCGCGATGCGCTCGGAAAAGACCGCCCAGACGCCGTCGGCGTGATCGGTCTCGAAGACGTAGCCGACGTCGACGGCGTCGCTTCGCCTCGGGCCGCTCGCGACGATCGCCGGCTCCGGCAGCTCCGGGCACGCCCGTCCATAGCGAATCTCGACGCCGGCCTCGAGCGCCTGGCGTTCGAGGGCGCGGTCGAGCGTTCCCGGCTCGGGCCCGCGCCGGACGAGGTAGAACGCGGGACGCCGGGAGCGGACGGTCCTCGCCCGGCCCGCGGCGTCGAAGAACACGCCCTCCCGGACGAGCGCGTGGCAGAACGAGCCATCGATCCCGATCTCCCCGAGCTCCTCGAGAGCGTCCTTGTCGAGCGTCCAGTTCTCGATCGCCTGGAAGTCGCCGTGGAACCGGGCCCCGACCTCCGCCTGGCGTTCCCAGACGACCGGGCGCAGTCCGCGCCGCGCCAGCGTGATCGCGGCCGCGAGGCCGGCCGGACCCGCTCCGACGATCTCGATGGTCCGGCCGGCGCTCATGGGGGAGATTATTGACGATCGGATGCTAGGCCGGGTGCGGCCGGGCCGCGAAGGAGCGGATCTCGATTCCGGCCGACTCGAGCCCCGTTCGAACCGCCCGCGCGATCTCCACCGCGCCGGGACTGTCGCCGTGCAGGCAGATCGTCCGCGCCTCGACCGACACGGGCACACCGCTCGCCGAGACGACGCTGCGGTCGCGGGCGATCGAGAGGGC
This genomic window from Thermoanaerobaculia bacterium contains:
- a CDS encoding NAD(P)-binding protein, which codes for MSAGRTIEIVGAGPAGLAAAITLARRGLRPVVWERQAEVGARFHGDFQAIENWTLDKDALEELGEIGIDGSFCHALVREGVFFDAAGRARTVRSRRPAFYLVRRGPEPGTLDRALERQALEAGVEIRYGRACPELPEPAIVASGPRRSDAVDVGYVFETDHADGVWAVFSERIAPGGYGYLLIAGGRGTVASCLSADFRRANVYLGRTLEFFRGAVPFRMEAPRRFGGTGNVHWPSKARLGSRLFAGEAAGFQDALWGFGIRCAIVSGHLAATALADGTPEAYDRLWRRRLGGLIATSLANRRLFRWVGDAGYALMLRRMARQDGREFLGRLYAPSWWKRIFAFAF